A single Dictyoglomus sp. NZ13-RE01 DNA region contains:
- the cas2 gene encoding CRISPR-associated endonuclease Cas2, with amino-acid sequence MFVIITYDINEERVNKVRKILKRYFVWVQNSVFEGEISIGKLEKCKKELQLVIVPEEDSIYFYIIENKNNYAKSILGLEKNMDSYIY; translated from the coding sequence ATGTTCGTTATCATCACTTATGATATAAATGAAGAAAGAGTAAATAAAGTTAGAAAAATTCTAAAAAGATATTTTGTATGGGTACAAAATTCGGTTTTCGAGGGAGAGATATCCATTGGGAAATTAGAAAAATGCAAAAAAGAATTACAACTTGTAATTGTTCCAGAGGAAGACTCAATCTATTTCTATATCATTGAGAATAAAAATAATTATGCAAAGTCTATCTTAGGTCTCGAGAAAAATATGGATTCCTATATTTATTGA